GAAGGATAAGGACAAGAACAAAAGACCAACCCGGACGAAGTATAAAAAgctaaaggcgatgtgggatgaAATGTTGTCATTAGAGTCAGAGATTGAAGCCTACGtcggacttgcactgatggcaagtcactaAGAAAatgacgaagcaagctcatccgaaatgagtatcgagagcatcaATAAAGGGGGAGCTACTTCAGAGGAAAACAATAATGAAGGGGAGTGTCAGATTACAAACcgacaaggtaagtaaggtatgattTCTACCTCTTGATAAATTATTCAATTTTGTTAAAATGgtttctaaaaattcttgtcaATTAGAAACTGAAAATGAAAGACTAAAACGACaaatttagaattaaaagaaattttagtaAAATCTTGTCGAAATCTTCGATTCGAAGATTTtgacaaattaaaaatttaaaactaaaagaacaaatagagctattgaaaaaaaatgatgcacgcttaaattaaaattcatttcaaaattcaagttttagaaattatggtagaCTTAATTGGAATTTTAGATACCATTAGAGTTAAATTGTAAAGATTTCATAAAAATTTATCCCTACAAAATATCTTATAAATCCAATAGGTATGAAGTTATATTGGGCTTCAAAATCATGCATAATTTAAATTCCttcaaatttaattgatttactaGATTAAAATTGCTTTACTTAAAAAAACAATTTATAAAAACTTAATGTTagtattttttgtttaaatttttttcgtGATAAGACAGTAACTTTTCTATaagaataaataattttaaaattttttttgaccgttaattaattttatatgattttttatcaaaaatattaatttttaatataaaaattctcaaaaggtcaatatttgaaattttattttttcttgaatataTTTTCTGTTTTACGTACTTAGAAAaggttgaaaatttttgaagctcaaaatctatttttaaatatttatttaaaaaattacatttatctgtataaaatattttataatttctaatattaatcatgtttattgaAAATTTTCTCACAATTCTAGATAATTGTGTTTAATAATGACaacaaatttcataatttttcacagattaaaaataattttaaaatattttttcaaaaattagttttaaatcataaaaatttagatttttgaaaaataattctcaCAAATTTTTTAAGTATTAGTCACTGTTTATGTaccacttagattttttttctaatttaaatccttatttttaatgtaatcaaagaGGAAAAAAATTAGAGGGGTAAATTTAGGACTTATATGTAAAGAGGAAAAAAATTAGAGTGGTAAATTTAGGACTTATTTGTAATATGTTTAGTTGTATTAAATTGCATTATTGATGTCAATTtatgtcaaattattttttattatgtctattttaccctaggGTTGATGCATATAAAAAGGAGATATTGTAAGTACTCCGagtaagttttgatgtgatcaaccgatttaagttaggtcctgtggtgttctGACCTTTGTGTcgaagtgtgcaagaacttagaaacacaagaagtcaagcggaaaatacgacggatgagaaggatgacacgtgaATTGAGTCAACATGCTTGGTACattcgaggaacgagaagctaCGAAAAGTTTCGAAGAATTACTTCTATTTGTTGATAAATTAGATTCATCTTGACCCAAAAATGCTAATCCTTGTCTTAATAGAAAACGAACACAATCAATAGCTCCATTTAACCGAGTTCAATATTCAGCTCTATCTTTATTTAGCTTTCTaataaataaagcataaataCTCCTAGTAAGATTTTGATTTGTTAGATGATTGCATTTTAATTTTGCTATGCTTTGAAAACTATTATGCAATTGCCAATATGTTgatcaaacttctccttctttCTCAAATTTTTAAATCCTTCACCAACAAATGAATCTCTCCCACCTTGGTTTCTTGAAGTTCTAAAAAGATAACTGTATAAACAATATGCACTATCTTTGGATATGTTGTACTCCAACTAATCCGGATATTTTTGAAACcaatttacaataaattttctttttacatttCTTATTTCAGTTTATGGAAAGTCATGAAGAACATGCTAATAAGGTTCCTTTAATAAATATGCCCTTCACTTTGGATGTTTGTTATTAGCATCATAACTCCATAATGTTGGTCGTTGTCCAAGTTTGTTggaaagttttcaaaatcaataatGTTATTTTGATTAGGGGGTATGAATATTCAATCGTTGTAGATTTTATTTTGAGAAATTTCTCCATATATAATATTATTCTTCAATTCATTAATAATCAAACGTGAATGCAAATTACAACTCAATGTAAATAGAtaaaaattacaataaaatttaggAGAGcccagaaaaataaaaaaatatcttcCCGATAGAGAGTTGGGAGAGCAATTTCACATAAAAAGAGAAAATCTTTTCCTTTTCTCGTTTTTCATCCGCTTTCCCCTCCCTCCCCCTTTTTATTGTATGTGTATTTTTCATCCGCTTTCCCCTCCCTCCCCCTTTTTATTATATGTGTATCTTTCAAATACAAATACAGATAAGTGCAACTTCTCATGTAAGAGAACATATCATCTAGTCCGTAAATTACGAAACAGGAGATGATCCATTATATgaggacccttgatttggatggaccccatCTTTAAATAGATGAGGTCCATTCAAATCAAGGGTCTAGATTAATGGATCATCCCCTGCTAAGTAATTTACGGACTAGAGGATCCCTACTGCTCATGTAAACCTTCTCTCATCTTTTTCACAGTTAGGCTTtgattaaatgttaaaaatcaattaaattttacttaaaattgaaatataaaaaattaaatttcactcaaaagataaaatatacctaaaaatatataaaactaTTAAACTTATATCATGagagataaaatatataaataaaggaaataaGGAGTGCAATTATCCCCTTTGCATGTATATGGATTCGTTCTTGTTCACAGTCTGTCTCCATATATATCTAAAGAAAGATATAACCGTGTAAGTGCCTACGGAATAAgaggaattttttttctaaagtaTGTATTCATTAGAACTTATTCTCTTATCCTATTATAATAATCTGTTACTCCCCTAACCAACTAGACCACTGCGGGGCAATACAAAATTTTTCATGAACGTAACGGCATGCATAATCAAGCATCCTTTGTAATTATAAATAGCAAAATAGCTTTCATTTATTCATTATGCGGTAGCGGTACTGGTACAGCGCGTAGAACCATACTTGTATGATTATACTGGTATAATACCATAGAAAGCTAGTCATCTAATTATGTCCATTGCCACCCCCACTGCCGTACCCAGACCCAGAACCAGACCCGTAGCCGGAACCGGAGCCAGTGCCCCCACCTGATCCCTCACCGCCGCCGCCTCCACCGCCGCCGCCACGACCGTAGCCACCACCATGTGCACCACCCGCGCCGGAGCCAGATCCAGATCCATACCCCTGACCGGATCCGGATCCCGACCCAACACCACCGCCCTCTCCTCCGCCGCCGCCACCTCCACCGCCGCCGCCCTTTCCGTATCCTCCAGCATTACCAGCTCCACCACCCGCACCGTAACCCGATCCAGACCCTTGCCCGTAACCAGAGCCAGAGCCTACACCTCCCCCTTCTCCCCCACCGCCACCGCCtccgctgccgccgccgccgccgccgccgcctccgccTTTCCCATGCCCTCCGGCGCTTCCTCCTCCGGCGCCCTCACCGTATCCCGACCCATAACCACTGCCGGACCCAGAGCCAGAACCAccgcctcctccttctcctcctccgccgccgccgccgcctcctttACCATACCCTCCAGCACTCCCTCCACCAGCACCCTTACCATATCCAGAGCCGGAGCCGGACCCATATCCGGAACCATTGCCAgagcctccgccgccgccgcctcctccaCCGCCGCCTCCTGCGGCAGCCCCGGTGAGCGATCTAGCTGCCAACGCAAGCTGGAAGCTCACAAGGGCAATGAAGGCAACAGCCAAAAGCTTAACGCGAGCTCTATTAGCCATTTTAACTACCAGCTACCAGTTATAGCAAGGACGCATGGGGAAGGAGGGCTATTTATAGGGCATCCACTCTCTTCATGCCTAACTAGTCACCAATTCCGAGGTACTCCAAGTAGATTTCAGGAGTGTTAAACTTGGACTCGCAATCACACAGTTGGAAGTCAAATTAAATGGCTGCCACTGTTCCACACTTAGTTTCAATCGCTGTCAAATGTTCCATCTATCATGCAACTTGATCGCCTTTATAATTATGCAACAAAATGAAGATTACCAAGAAATTATGGGTTACACCAGTCGGTGAGATGCACTGTCGGCTGATATGGTTGGTCAGGATCTGTAATTGAATTTTCTACTTTGGCACTGGCCACTGATGATATCCAAACGGCCGGGTAATCTAAGTTAATTAAGGGGACGTTTGATTTAGgataataggagtggggaatgagaatgcgaatcattgattgtcattgttaatatttggattataggaataggaatataaataaattaatgaatccttgaaattgtgTAATAACGTATTCCCtatctccccttcaatgagtcattaccctattttcatcaatcaaaatatttccttattccaaaaatacccttaaaactaaaattttctccattaatatcgaatatcaaaatatatatattttttctttcatatcacttctctctccttgttctctctcatcatattttctctctcatcattttatcacacactttctctctccttaatctctcctatcacattcTCTTTcccatttttttctcattacactttctctctcctcaatatcttcCATCGcactttcttccttcttttttttttctcatcacactttctctctcctcaatctctcccatcatactctcttttctctttttttctcatcacactttctctctcatcatattttctctttcctcaatctctctggtcacactccctccttttttcctcaatacactttctctctcctcaatatctcccatcatactcactggtctctttttttctcatcacactttctctctcatcatactttttctctcaccatactttctctctcctcaatctcactcatcacactctctcttctcatttttctcattatattttctctcttttcatcctctcctatcatactttctttcacatcatattttctctctcatcttctctcatcatgctctctccaatcacactctcttttctcattttctctcatcacactttctctctctcttcattctttctcatcacactttctctctcatcgttcTCTttaatcatatttttctctcacattcatctttttctcacatctaatttttttttcttatttttctttaaggataaaaaaagaaattttgatttattccgatagaagatatgtaactaaccaaacattacttttaagagtgatatccatgcccatacccattcccattccacaatataatgattctcattccgattcttattcctaggaaagaaccaaacgccccctaagataAATAACACCGGACATGATAATAGCAGTCCCTAGTGTCTATCCGTGGCGGATCCAGATAAAAAAGGAAGAGGGTACTCAAAGAAGAGAGCTAGAGTTTGTCTTCTTTCTCACTGCCCCTCAGACTGCAGTATACTGGTGGAATTTTCCGAGAACAAGAGGGTGCTCAAGCACACCCCCGTTCCCCCCTAAATCCGTCACTGAATATAGAGAAAGTTAAATATAAGTACATCGGTATTAAATATACGatggcaaaagatgaatacgctcgcccctagcGTCCCCATCAATCCGTCCCAGagccaacacggaagaggtaaaccACATATGACTATTAGTTTTTGGAATGATAACtaatatataaaagaaatatttacatCAACTTAATCAAGATTTAAATCCCAAATTTCatgatgataatattttatattttaattagtAGACCGTCCCGAGAAAATTCACCGATATTAAATACATGATGAGAGGATCACATGTCATCAATTCCCGAAATCGACCCGGGTCAATAAGAGTCTATGTTAGGTTGTCTTTTTGTCATAAGTGATGGATAATCTTCCATATATTATACATGGAAGATTGTGCGACTGAGTGAGATAGGGGAGATGAAAGGAAATCTTTGATATTTGGCAGCACTATCCACTGATTTGTGTTTCGACGTAGAAAGCTTGTGTGAAGACAATAAATACAGAAAAAAGATAGGATTGGAATTTTAAAAGGGCCATTGGGTTCGGACTTTTGAGAATACATTAATATTGTCAAAGAGAAATCCATAAGAGAAGAAAAATGTGTCATATTTCTGATTGCTGGAAGGAAGAAGATGGGTCAGAATGCAGCACTACGAGAGGATCATCCTGCATTTGAGTTGATGCAGTACCTACCGCATAccactctttttctttgtttttttttgtaaaatgtcAATGAATCGACGCAGAAAATAAGCAAAAGCAAAAGCAAAAATAAGCAGTCCAttcaattatataatttttagtTTTAGCAGTGAATTTTGATGATTTCTCTATATATTATTGATGGAAACAGTGAATGCGGGCCATCGGTGAGCGGCTTTGGAGATTGATTGAAAGAAGATTTCGAGCGGAACGTACCTGCAAGCACAAGTAGAAGAAGGAATAAAATCGTCAATAAGTGGATTAGGGAGTCTTTGACATAGCTATTCCGatgatcaaattaatatttaagaaggaagaagaacagtGGACTCTTAGAAGAAAAGATGATGGATTCATGTACCTATGCCAACGAAGAGGGACCCTTTTTATAATATCTCTATAATTTTCACATTTAATGAGACATCATATCATTACTAGATAACTTGTCTAATCGTCATGCTTCCACCATATTCAGGTATAAGAGGAGTATTGCATATCTATACAAAGATATAATCCTCTGATTCTCTGATAAATTCATGTGTCGTATTAATGGCGAGATGAGCTCATGGGCCGAAAGACATATTGGACTGCTAGTCAGAATATGAGTCGAGAACAAAGAGTCCAATCTCTCATGAGGAGTGACTGGGCCATGATATCATTTCAGTGGGGAGTTGGCCATAAGTACCCTtgttggttttgatgtggtcaaccaagtcaagttaggtcatgttatatttaattcttatgtctaagtatgcaggaacttataattaggaacataagaagttgagagggagacacaactagcgagaaagatggcatGAGAAACAAGTCGaaaggctcggtgcatccaaaggaCTAGGTGTTGCGAAATAGTACACTAGAGGACAAGATTAGAATGTGTGAgacatttctgagggacaagaagtcggagtTGGATTCGAGATGAGCTCAACTCAAGATGgtcggagaatcacccaagtgatcggAGTCGAAGTAGGACAAAGTCAACTCTGAGTTGACCTTGTCTAGGTGACTGGACCAAGTTCAGGCGCTCGAACTCCTGGTGCCCGGAGAGGGTTCGAGCACCCAGACCACCTTAGTGCCCAACAGGTGCCTCGTTGTTGCCAATCACTTCCGAGTCCACGTCAGCAGGAGTTGAGATCCTCTGTCGCAAAAATGATGTGTCTCCATGTCTGCTCGTCGATCGGACGGTCAtgacatcttcatgatgtgcacTGCATCCTTAAGATGTGATCTAACTTGTCCGATCAGGGAGGGGACACGGAGACATATCATTTTTgggacagaggatctcatctcAGTCAGCAACACTCTGGGCAcccatgttaggaccaaaagtagctagagggggggggggtgaatagctcgtcgcgtgctcgtcgctcggcgtggcttgtttcttcaaggatatgcagcggaaaataacagaaacaatcacacacgcTAACaaagttggtttacttggtatccacctcacaagaggtgactaatccaaggatccacaccaacgcacacaccctccactatgaataacactcctttatggtaactaccaagggcggagaagccctacaagactctcagtacaagaagaaaggaaagggaaactaaatacaagcgcaaagcttacaatgagtacagaaaaccctaaccctagcttctcttcttgcctttgatccgcctcttgactttgaaagcttccaagatccttcaagaactggcgatctgatctttgagagcgctgtggagaagttggcgaaagatctggaatgaatcggagAAGATGTGCCGAAGACAACGaccgcctgcggctataaacccgacgcaacggtcggatcccgatcgattcgaatgttctcaatcgatcggggaggctttggatcgatccatggatcgatccagagcgcctctgtgctctggaaaaacgtctggatcgatccacggatcgacccagcgcttatcgcgcgaagcagccgcgtcccaatcgatccactgatcgattgggacatctggatcgatccacggatcgatccagaggctctctgttcgctaggaaaggcttggatcgatccagtacttggtttttgcccaaaaccaagtcccaagcctaccaaaccaacacccggtcaaccttgacccgttggtacatcatgcctagcatctggtcactcctttgacctgctaggacttcccaccaagtgtctggtcaatctctttgacccacttggacttttctagtcgtgccaagtatccagtcactcccttgacctacttggacttccaccagatgtctggtcaaccttgacccatctggatttcctcatgccaagtatccagtcaatcctttgacctacttggacttcccaactccagatgtccgatcatccttgatccatctgaattttcccttgcctggcttcactcaccaggactttcacctagtttcactcactagggttttccatctgcctagcttcactcactaggactttccatctgcctagcttcactcactaggacttcccatctgcctagcttcactcactaggactttcacctagtttcactcactagggttttccatctgcctagcttcactcactaggactttccatctgcctagcttcactcactaggactttcca
This window of the Zingiber officinale cultivar Zhangliang chromosome 3B, Zo_v1.1, whole genome shotgun sequence genome carries:
- the LOC121967662 gene encoding putative glycine-rich cell wall structural protein 1, with amino-acid sequence MANRARVKLLAVAFIALVSFQLALAARSLTGAAAGGGGGGGGGGGGSGNGSGYGSGSGSGYGKGAGGGSAGGYGKGGGGGGGGGEGGGGGSGSGSGSGYGSGYGEGAGGGSAGGHGKGGGGGGGGGGSGGGGGGGEGGGVGSGSGYGQGSGSGYGAGGGAGNAGGYGKGGGGGGGGGGGEGGGVGSGSGSGQGYGSGSGSGAGGAHGGGYGRGGGGGGGGGEGSGGGTGSGSGYGSGSGSGYGSGGGNGHN